The DNA segment ccaaccatgcaggccaatcccaggaccttggaatcacaaccagagccgaagacagatgtttaagcaactgaaccacccaggtacccctcatatatatatattttttaatgcatccTTCATTCCCCACACCATAGATGACTAAATTCACAATTTTGCTGTACCTACTGTGGCTCcacctaaaataaacaaatgtgtaggggcacctgggtggctcagttcatgatcctgagatccagcccaagctccctgctcagtgggggatctGCTTCTACCTTTCCTTCAGCCTGCCTCCCTTGTGcgctctcccaaataaataaaatctttttttaaaaaatgtataaatggaCAAGCTCATTCCATACAAACTATCCAAATTCTAACCTAGAATTTCTAAGGGCTGGGAGGTCAGAGTAAGGGTCAGTAGCACTGCTGCTTCTTGAACTACTTTATCTCTGTGTAATTTTAGTTGCAAGCAGCAACCCTAGACGCTATAGGTACCTCTGAAAAATGGGGTGCCTTGGAGTCCTCCTAAGAGCATTCAAGAAAAGGAAGCTTTTCACAATCATTCTTTACGCCTGAATTGCTACCTTGCTAGGAAATGCGGCGTCAAGGATGCGGAAGGCTGTTTCACCCTCATTTTGAAAACACGGTCTTTTTGTCACTGAGGAATGGTATACTTTTATGCGTTACAGTACAGAACCGTGACCGGGGAGGGTTAACCAAACACCACCCGGACTTTTAAAGTAGTTTGAAACCTCTTGCAACCAGCTCAGCTCCAGGACAGAAATCTGCATTCTGGCTTCAATTCCAGATGGCCTGCTAGCTGCAGTCCCAATTTCAAGCATTTCATCATgcaggaattatttatttatgtatttatttattatctaagCAGGAaccttccattttaaaaaaaatactgcagtTCTTCAGTCTTCTTAGTATAAAGCACAGGGCCGTGGCATGACCGCAAGAAGCAAGGGGTCAGAGAGGGCCAAGCATTTTTGCAAAGCCCGAGCTTCCTTCACCCAGTACTACTCTTCGGGGTGTCTCAAAAAAATATTCAgctaaaaaaaaaggagtgtcaTCTGCTCTAGCGTTATCAGTGACGAACAGCACTTGGCGGCCTACTTGCAGCAAACACCAACCTCGGCCCTTCCAGCGCCGGGCACCTGACGGCCGCACCAGACGCCAATCCCcgcccctcggccccgcccctcgcggGTGCAGGTCGCCGCGGCGGTCCCCGTGAAGGAGCCCCGGCCCCGCGTAAACTTCCGGCCCCGCGGAAATTTCCCTCCCCGGGTCCTACGGGGAGGGCCCAGGGGCGGTCCCGGAAGTGACGCAGGGGCGCGCCCTCCATTTTGTGGAAGGCAGGAGCAGCTAAGTGCGTCAGTTGTGGAGAGGCGTAGACGATTTTAGTCCGGGTCTGCGGGGAGGCAGACAGCTCCGTCGCAGACTACGGACCTCTCTGGTCTCAGCTGCCAAAGATCCTGTCCGGTAGGTGAGTGGCTCACTTTGAGGGAAAGGCTTCTCGGATCGAGGCTTCTTCATGGCCGCTCAGATCGCGAGTGGCCAGGGCTGCTCTCTTTGCGGAGGACGGCGTCCAATGAGCGCAGTTTATTCGAGGTGGGCGCTGGGGCACGTCTCCCTTTGGGTGTCGTTTGAGGGGGAACCGAAGGTGGAAGGGCGGTCCTGGTTCTGGTGGTTGCTACACAGGGGTAGTGTGCCCCTCCCCGTCTCCTTACCTCTTCACTACCCGAACCCCCCCGAGTATCGGGCCGAGACCTTTGCTCGGGGTGCGGTCAGGGCCTTCTGCGGGCGGGCACATGACTCCGGAACTGTGGAgtccggggaggggggagggagaagggagaagggcgTTTGGCACGCGCGGCTGTCCCCACCGCTGGCTCCGCCGCCGCCATTTTGTGGCTGCCAGCGTCCGCCCGCCGCCGTCTGCGCAGGCGCGGCGGTGGCGTCGCGAGATTCCGGCTTCCACCCGCTGTGACGTTCCTGGGAGGCGGCGACGCGCGCGCGGCCAGTCGCCATTGGGCTGGCCTTGCGAAGGGCGGGGTCGGCTCCGCCCGCACTTCTCGGCCTTTCCTAACTGCGGCAGATGGGAGGGGGCCAGAAGAGCCGGGGAGAGAGTGCGGCTGCGCAGTTCCAGAGGCGGCAGTGGGCGTTGCGGTTGCTGCGGTCTGGGCCCAGGGAAGGATCGTGTTGGGAGCCGAGTTTTAATTTTGTCTGCAAGGGACCTGGCCTAATAAGAGGCACTCTTGGCAATCTTGTTTATAACATCACCgggtaaacattttattttatgccgTTTATGTTTTTGACCCCTTGACCAGGCATTCTTTCGACATTCACTGGTATTGTCTCGATTGAATTATTTTGTAACAGAAAATAATAGCCGGACACCATGAGCGGCTGTCGAGTATTCATCGGGAGGCTAAATCCAGCGGCCAGGGAGAAAGACGTGGAAAGATTCTTCAAGGGGTATGGACGAATAAGAGATATTGATCTGAAAAGAGGCTTTGGGTTTGTGGTAAGTATTGACCGTTGGTGGTTTAGAACTACTGTTAAGTCGGTAAAGATCTTGATAAGTAGTGTCTTGATTTCCACTGAAGTTCAGGTAGAGTATTTTTAAGGGATAAAAGAACCTCGCTGTTGGAGGGAAACCACTCCTGATCACTTCTCAGTTCAACTTGTGTACGTGGCACTGTTCTTAAGATACTCAATCCTGCCACACGCTTTTAGTGATTTTTAGTATGTTGTAGAACACGCTTTAGAGCCACGTTAAGCACTGTTTTTTCATGTTTACGTATTAGGAATTTGAGGATCCCAGGGATGCGGATGATGCTGTATATGAACTTGATGGAAAAGAACTCTGCAGTGAAAGGTGAGAAAGTTAGTTTTGTGTAACTATTTAGGACTGTAAGATAGACTATGTCAGCTAGGTTATTTCAAAGTAGATCTCACGTGGACTGGGTGgataataaagcttttttttttttcccccccctccCTGTAGGGTTACTATTGAACATGCTAGGGCTCGGTCTCGAGGTGGACGAGGTAGAGGACGCTATTCTGACCGTTTTAGTAGTCGCAGACCTCGAAATGATAGACGGTATGTGATGGATGGTGTATGGTTGCTTTGAACAATCATTACTGCAGGAGGAGTTTTTAATGTTTAAGAACCAT comes from the Canis aureus isolate CA01 chromosome 9, VMU_Caureus_v.1.0, whole genome shotgun sequence genome and includes:
- the SRSF5 gene encoding serine/arginine-rich splicing factor 5 isoform X3, which encodes MSGCRVFIGRLNPAAREKDVERFFKGYGRIRDIDLKRGFGFVEFEDPRDADDAVYELDGKELCSERVTIEHARARSRGGRGRGRYSDRFSSRRPRNDRRNAPPVRTENRLIVENLSSRVSWQPICVVGLMTRSACGLS